The following are encoded in a window of Spartinivicinus poritis genomic DNA:
- a CDS encoding HDOD domain-containing protein — protein sequence MLAMNPAEDFDLKGIFIPPQPKLMIQIKEAGEDLKKFAEIISTDPGIGAQVLKTINSPAFARPKVINSIHQAVMLLGRGYVINIINGLMLKRAYDHVDTEALESFWQGSKDVSLAMVLLARQLNILAVDDAYLIGLFHNCGIPLMLQKFPNYMEVCHQSYGEGIENIAELESAELKTNHCIVGYYVAKAWQLNKDVAEIIRDHHHLTSTEDKSAYFKGNDQDDLVCLLKMAEHICKLYHSLGKHETDYEWERIRETVLDHVGLSEPDFIDLQELTREQLGL from the coding sequence ATGTTGGCTATGAACCCAGCAGAAGATTTTGATTTAAAAGGTATTTTTATTCCTCCTCAACCCAAGTTGATGATTCAGATCAAAGAGGCTGGGGAAGATCTAAAAAAATTTGCTGAAATCATTAGTACTGATCCAGGTATTGGTGCTCAAGTACTTAAAACCATCAATTCACCTGCTTTTGCAAGGCCAAAAGTCATTAACTCGATTCATCAGGCGGTAATGCTGCTAGGGCGTGGTTATGTAATCAATATTATTAATGGCCTGATGTTGAAACGTGCTTATGACCATGTAGATACAGAAGCATTGGAAAGTTTTTGGCAAGGTTCTAAAGATGTATCACTAGCGATGGTGCTATTAGCCAGGCAACTCAATATTCTGGCTGTGGATGACGCTTATCTGATTGGCTTATTTCATAATTGTGGTATTCCCTTAATGCTGCAGAAATTTCCGAATTATATGGAAGTTTGTCATCAGTCATATGGTGAGGGTATTGAGAACATAGCAGAACTCGAAAGCGCGGAGCTTAAAACCAACCACTGTATTGTTGGTTACTATGTGGCGAAAGCTTGGCAGCTTAACAAAGATGTCGCTGAAATTATCAGAGATCATCACCATTTAACCTCAACAGAAGATAAATCTGCTTATTTTAAGGGTAATGATCAGGATGACCTAGTGTGCTTACTGAAGATGGCTGAACATATTTGTAAGCTTTATCATAGCCTGGGAAAACATGAAACAGACTATGAGTGGGAGCGCATCAGAGAAACTGTGCTTGACCATGTGGGCCTATCAGAACCAGACTTTATTGACCTGCAGGAGCTGACCCGAGAGCAGCTAGGGTTGTAG
- a CDS encoding lipopolysaccharide kinase InaA family protein — MMFEAFTTDNFKKLFQRNQLDSFESIWSLTTEWFEQPNRRRNGWSGVIQYHLQAKDQQVVNKNAATKENYPEKNSSSLQVFIKRQENHNARSLAHPFRGEPTFFREYKNICKLQKRQLATLTPVYYGERRIKHQHQAILITQALVNHVNLFDWYKQKPTEASRQQIIQYIAEWAVQLHSHKLCHFCLYPNHIFVSLDPDDQQPVKVIDLEKLRYLPSKYWRANKDLKCFLRHSSALPEQDKKLFLDIYFSYYPELQKTKQQLMDYIAR; from the coding sequence ATGATGTTTGAAGCCTTCACAACTGACAACTTCAAAAAACTGTTCCAACGTAACCAGCTAGATAGCTTTGAATCAATCTGGTCATTAACTACCGAGTGGTTTGAACAACCTAATCGACGACGTAATGGCTGGAGTGGTGTGATTCAATATCATTTACAAGCTAAAGACCAGCAAGTAGTAAATAAAAACGCAGCTACCAAAGAAAATTACCCAGAAAAGAATTCATCATCACTACAGGTTTTTATTAAGCGCCAAGAAAACCACAATGCCCGAAGCTTAGCCCACCCTTTTCGTGGTGAGCCTACTTTTTTTCGGGAATATAAAAATATTTGTAAATTACAGAAACGTCAGTTAGCAACCCTAACACCCGTATATTATGGTGAACGCCGTATAAAACACCAACATCAGGCTATTTTAATCACTCAAGCATTGGTTAATCATGTTAATTTATTTGATTGGTATAAACAAAAACCTACAGAAGCCTCACGACAACAAATAATTCAATATATTGCTGAGTGGGCTGTTCAATTGCATAGCCATAAACTATGCCACTTTTGTTTATACCCTAACCATATTTTTGTATCACTTGATCCAGATGACCAACAGCCAGTTAAGGTGATTGATCTTGAAAAGCTAAGATATTTACCTAGCAAGTATTGGCGAGCCAATAAAGATCTAAAATGTTTTTTAAGGCATAGTAGCGCTTTACCTGAACAAGATAAAAAACTATTTCTGGACATCTATTTTTCTTACTATCCAGAGTTACAAAAAACCAAACAGCAGCTGATGGATTATATAGCCCGCTAA
- a CDS encoding sensor histidine kinase yields the protein MKSAPNKFQQRLVVIALGSLAMLMTLLWFAQHTRDSAYITLQQQAQNELARYRITLQGILAKYESLPQLLASHPLLEAYAAQPSNQSIDQINNLFATTAALTGAANIYLLDSSGLTVAANNWSQPTSFIGRNFNYRPYFLQALQGKAGRYYAIGTTSKQRGYYFSFPIRHNQQTVAVIVVKVSLSNIESRWETAWERNQPQLVVADPDGIIFISSRSQWRFKSLQPLSMSQLRRLRQTRRYGDKTIAALALTTEPLSSIFSPATAILTIPEPDGTERQYLASHLDMPEAGWRVYILLDLASAHRDSWFTLILVATLLTLGLLVILFIIEKINNERQLREARDLLETRVMARTADLTASNERLLEEIEEREKTAAELKQTQDELIQAAKLALLGQMSAGINHELNQPLTAIQAYADNARKFLTKNRQAEAEDNLGQISLLCKKMANIIAQFKVFSRKTSGTLLPVEVINCITESLRLLDNQIKRNQIEYTVNTKLDEAFILGDAVRLEQVFVNLLSNAIQELSESTKKVITINVETSNIEKNTVETNNNQLIIQFSDSGPGITNVKKIFEPFYTTKEISLGLGLGLTISKRIIESFNGQLTATNHPAGGAVFSVELPLYKGAPTNEKESKL from the coding sequence ATGAAGTCAGCACCAAATAAATTTCAACAGCGACTTGTTGTAATTGCCCTAGGTAGTTTGGCAATGCTCATGACACTGCTATGGTTTGCACAACACACACGAGACTCAGCTTATATTACGTTACAACAACAAGCACAGAATGAACTAGCCCGTTACCGAATAACCCTTCAAGGTATTTTGGCAAAGTATGAGTCTCTTCCCCAACTGCTGGCTTCACACCCCTTACTAGAAGCTTATGCAGCTCAACCATCAAACCAGTCTATTGATCAAATCAACAATTTATTTGCAACCACCGCAGCACTGACAGGTGCTGCTAATATCTATTTACTGGATAGCTCTGGATTAACTGTTGCAGCCAATAATTGGAGCCAGCCTACCAGCTTCATTGGGCGTAATTTTAACTATCGTCCTTATTTTTTGCAGGCATTACAGGGAAAAGCGGGGCGTTACTATGCTATTGGCACTACATCAAAACAACGTGGCTATTACTTCTCTTTCCCTATTCGACATAACCAACAAACAGTGGCTGTGATTGTCGTAAAAGTAAGCCTGAGCAACATAGAAAGTCGCTGGGAAACTGCCTGGGAAAGAAACCAGCCCCAGCTGGTAGTAGCCGACCCTGATGGCATTATATTTATTAGTAGCCGCTCTCAATGGCGATTTAAATCGTTACAGCCCTTATCAATGAGCCAACTCAGGCGTTTACGCCAAACCAGGCGTTATGGTGATAAAACAATAGCAGCATTAGCCTTAACTACAGAACCACTTTCATCCATCTTTAGTCCTGCAACAGCAATACTGACTATTCCCGAACCTGATGGCACAGAAAGACAATATTTAGCCAGCCACCTGGATATGCCAGAAGCGGGTTGGCGGGTTTATATCTTACTGGACTTAGCATCAGCTCACAGAGACAGCTGGTTTACACTAATATTAGTCGCAACTTTGCTCACATTAGGGCTACTGGTTATATTATTTATCATTGAAAAAATTAATAACGAGCGCCAATTGAGAGAAGCAAGGGATTTACTTGAAACCCGTGTGATGGCAAGAACAGCTGACTTAACTGCCAGCAACGAGCGGTTATTAGAAGAAATTGAAGAGCGGGAAAAAACAGCCGCTGAATTAAAACAAACTCAAGATGAGTTGATTCAGGCTGCTAAGCTGGCTCTATTAGGCCAAATGTCTGCTGGCATTAATCACGAACTTAATCAACCATTAACGGCAATTCAGGCTTATGCCGATAATGCACGAAAGTTTTTAACAAAAAACCGGCAAGCTGAAGCAGAGGATAATCTTGGTCAAATCAGTTTGTTATGCAAAAAAATGGCAAATATTATTGCCCAATTTAAAGTTTTCTCTCGAAAAACATCTGGCACCTTATTACCAGTAGAAGTTATCAACTGTATAACTGAATCGCTACGCCTGCTTGACAACCAAATAAAACGTAACCAAATAGAATACACGGTCAATACAAAACTTGATGAAGCCTTTATTTTAGGGGATGCCGTCCGGCTGGAACAGGTTTTTGTTAATTTGCTTTCTAATGCTATTCAAGAACTCAGTGAAAGTACTAAAAAAGTCATAACAATTAATGTTGAAACGAGCAATATTGAAAAAAATACTGTAGAAACAAACAATAACCAACTAATTATTCAATTTAGTGACTCAGGCCCGGGCATTACCAATGTAAAAAAAATATTTGAGCCATTTTATACTACAAAAGAGATTAGCCTTGGGTTAGGTTTAGGGCTGACCATTTCAAAGCGTATTATTGAGTCATTTAATGGCCAGTTAACCGCAACAAACCACCCGGCTGGAGGTGCCGTTTTTAGTGTAGAGTTACCTCTATACAAAGGCGCCCCTACAAATGAAAAAGAAAGCAAGTTGTGA
- a CDS encoding sigma-54-dependent transcriptional regulator, which produces MKGLIWFIDDDEHIRRVVQQSLSLADYEVTTFESASAVLKAYQPDWPGIIITDINMPGISGIELLKQILQQDATQPVILLTGHGDISTAVKAMQAGAYDFIEKPFDSDLILDVVRRALEKRQLTIENQQLKVEVATQSAPGPRILGNNTAIGNLRRLIHQIMNTPTDILIEGETGTGKELIARYLHEHSNRAKHHFVAINCGAIPEHLIESELFGHTAGAFTSAEQKRIGKLEYANGGTLFLDEIESMPLNLQIKLLRVLEERQVQPLGSNRLIDLDIRVVAATKEDLLAKSEQGEFRNDLYYRLNVLTIKIPPLRERLDDVPLLFQHFASVAAARYGREFSPITTEQQQALLQHDWPGNVRELRNWAERYVLIGNDWRIELPGSQAIEDIQSRQTLPEKVERFEQALIEEALKQHQGSIKETMVSLGLPRKTLYDKMKKYGLTRQDYLT; this is translated from the coding sequence ATGAAAGGTCTTATTTGGTTTATTGATGATGACGAACATATACGACGCGTCGTCCAACAAAGCCTATCGCTGGCAGATTATGAAGTAACCACTTTTGAATCTGCCTCAGCAGTACTAAAAGCTTATCAACCAGACTGGCCAGGCATTATTATCACCGATATCAATATGCCAGGGATTTCTGGCATTGAACTGCTAAAACAGATATTACAGCAGGATGCTACCCAACCAGTTATTTTGCTAACCGGCCATGGCGATATTTCCACTGCAGTAAAAGCGATGCAAGCAGGCGCTTATGACTTTATTGAAAAACCATTTGACTCCGATTTAATTCTAGATGTCGTGCGTCGAGCCTTAGAAAAACGACAGCTTACCATTGAAAACCAACAGCTAAAAGTTGAGGTCGCCACGCAAAGTGCACCAGGCCCTAGAATTTTGGGTAATAATACAGCCATAGGTAACTTGCGCCGGCTAATCCACCAAATAATGAATACGCCAACAGATATTCTTATTGAAGGAGAAACAGGCACTGGTAAAGAACTCATTGCCCGTTATTTACATGAGCACAGCAACCGCGCCAAACACCATTTTGTTGCCATTAATTGCGGCGCTATTCCCGAACACCTAATTGAAAGCGAGCTATTTGGCCATACCGCTGGAGCCTTTACCAGCGCAGAACAAAAACGTATTGGTAAACTAGAATATGCTAATGGCGGCACCCTGTTTTTAGATGAAATTGAAAGCATGCCTCTCAATTTGCAAATAAAACTGCTCAGGGTTTTAGAAGAACGACAGGTGCAACCTTTAGGCTCCAACCGTTTAATTGATCTGGATATTCGCGTAGTAGCTGCAACTAAAGAAGACTTGCTGGCAAAAAGTGAGCAAGGTGAATTTAGAAATGACCTGTATTACCGGCTTAATGTCCTTACTATTAAAATTCCACCCTTACGCGAACGGCTTGATGATGTCCCATTGCTTTTTCAGCACTTTGCATCGGTAGCCGCCGCCCGATATGGCCGTGAATTTAGTCCAATTACCACCGAGCAACAACAAGCCCTATTACAACATGATTGGCCAGGTAATGTCAGGGAACTAAGAAACTGGGCTGAGCGCTATGTACTAATAGGCAACGACTGGCGCATAGAATTACCTGGTAGCCAGGCTATTGAAGATATTCAAAGTCGGCAAACCCTACCCGAAAAAGTTGAACGATTTGAGCAAGCCTTAATCGAAGAAGCATTAAAACAACACCAAGGTAGCATTAAAGAAACCATGGTAAGTTTAGGCCTGCCACGAAAAACCTTATACGACAAAATGAAAAAATACGGACTAACCCGCCAGGACTATTTAACGTAA
- a CDS encoding TRAP transporter substrate-binding protein, whose product MKLLKTIAASVSITLASVTSVLAAPIEIKFSHVVAENTPKGKMATKFKELVEQRLSGKVVVKVFPNAQLFGDDKVLEAMLLGDVQLAAPALSKIKKYNKQVQVFDLPFLFDDMAAIDRFQQGPEGKKLLKSLEKRGLVGLGYLHNGFKQLSASSPLKTPADAKGKKFRIMASDVLVEQFRAVSANPVKKPFAEVFTLLQTKAIDGQENTWSNMYSKKFYEVQPYITESNHGVLDYVVLSSKEFWLSLPADIRPTVEKALQEAIVYGNQVALTKGQEDKQAIIASKRSQVVTLTPEERQQWVDAMKPVWKKFEAELGKDLIQAAISANQGK is encoded by the coding sequence ATGAAATTATTAAAAACAATCGCTGCTTCAGTATCAATTACCTTAGCGAGTGTCACCAGTGTATTAGCAGCCCCTATTGAAATTAAATTTTCTCATGTGGTAGCTGAAAATACGCCTAAAGGAAAAATGGCAACTAAATTTAAAGAGCTAGTTGAACAGCGCTTATCTGGAAAAGTTGTTGTTAAAGTGTTTCCTAACGCCCAGTTGTTTGGTGACGATAAAGTGCTCGAAGCCATGTTATTAGGTGATGTACAACTAGCAGCCCCTGCTCTATCTAAAATAAAAAAATATAATAAGCAAGTTCAGGTATTTGACTTACCTTTCCTGTTTGATGATATGGCAGCCATTGATCGTTTTCAGCAGGGCCCTGAAGGGAAAAAGCTATTAAAGTCACTAGAAAAACGAGGTTTGGTTGGTCTGGGTTACTTACATAATGGCTTTAAACAACTCTCTGCTAGCTCACCACTGAAAACCCCTGCAGACGCAAAAGGAAAAAAATTCCGTATTATGGCTTCTGATGTTTTAGTCGAACAGTTTAGAGCTGTATCAGCTAACCCCGTTAAAAAACCATTTGCTGAAGTATTTACTTTACTACAAACCAAAGCCATTGATGGTCAGGAAAATACCTGGTCTAACATGTACTCTAAGAAGTTTTATGAAGTACAACCTTATATTACAGAGTCAAACCATGGGGTCTTAGACTATGTGGTACTCAGCTCTAAGGAATTCTGGCTAAGTTTACCTGCCGATATCCGCCCTACTGTCGAAAAAGCACTACAAGAAGCGATTGTTTATGGCAACCAAGTTGCCCTGACTAAAGGCCAGGAAGATAAGCAAGCCATTATCGCTTCAAAACGCTCGCAAGTGGTAACACTAACGCCTGAAGAACGCCAGCAATGGGTTGATGCAATGAAACCCGTTTGGAAAAAGTTTGAAGCAGAATTAGGCAAAGACTTAATTCAAGCAGCAATAAGTGCAAATCAGGGTAAATAA
- a CDS encoding TRAP transporter small permease codes for MKKIFQWLNKLEVAILCLLLVSMTLLVFIEVVMRFGFNQGLIWAEEATLYLGAWLVLFGASYGVKTGAHIGVDAFVKTLPSLYQRSVALLTIVLCLVYCGLFIYGGWIYLSKLKMIGLEMEDLPIPKWQASSILVIGFVLLAIRFIQAAIQLIKGETNTLQFANEAKESMSLAKEGSKD; via the coding sequence ATGAAAAAAATTTTCCAGTGGCTAAATAAACTGGAAGTAGCTATTTTATGCCTGCTTCTGGTATCCATGACTCTTCTGGTATTTATAGAAGTAGTTATGCGGTTTGGTTTTAACCAGGGTTTAATTTGGGCAGAAGAAGCTACCCTTTATTTAGGTGCCTGGTTGGTTTTATTTGGTGCTTCTTACGGTGTTAAAACTGGGGCTCATATAGGTGTTGATGCATTTGTAAAAACACTGCCTTCACTGTACCAACGGTCGGTTGCACTACTCACCATAGTACTTTGTTTGGTGTACTGTGGCTTATTTATTTACGGCGGCTGGATTTATCTCAGCAAACTAAAAATGATTGGCTTGGAAATGGAAGACTTGCCTATCCCCAAGTGGCAAGCATCAAGTATTTTAGTCATTGGCTTTGTTTTACTCGCCATTCGATTTATTCAGGCTGCTATCCAATTAATCAAAGGAGAAACCAATACCCTCCAGTTTGCCAATGAAGCAAAAGAAAGTATGTCGCTGGCTAAAGAAGGGAGTAAAGACTAA
- a CDS encoding TRAP transporter large permease, whose amino-acid sequence MTTIALFTLLFLFMLLGMPVAVALGLSSVLTILFFSDVSLATIALKLFESTSHHYTLLAIPFFILSSGFLSTGGVARRLIDFALAGIGHIRGGLAMASVLACMLFAAVSGSSPATVAAIGSIVIAGMVRAGYPEKFAAGVIANAGTLGILIPPSIVMLVYAAATEVSAAKMFMAGLIPGLLMGGILLVAIYIVARIKNLPAQTFPGFKQFTISAIKATGGLFLIVIVLGAIYGGVASPTEAAAVAAIYAFLIAVFGYRDIGPLKDCPWRTPDESIIKAITRNCGQMALALPKSVVDAEVKKVVLEAAKVSVMLLFIIANAMLFAYVLTNEQIPHAIAQTIVEWGLPAWGFLIVVNILLLIAGNFMEPSAILLIMAPILFPIAIQLGIDPIHLGIIMVVNMEIGMLTPPVGLNLFVTAGITKQSMGWVIKAALPWLMLLLGFLILITYIPSISLFLPEYIDKLQGY is encoded by the coding sequence ATGACAACAATTGCCTTATTTACTTTATTATTTTTATTCATGTTGCTCGGCATGCCCGTTGCCGTAGCACTGGGCTTATCCAGCGTATTAACCATTCTATTTTTTTCCGATGTTTCTTTGGCAACCATTGCCTTAAAATTATTTGAGTCTACATCTCATCATTATACTTTGCTGGCTATTCCATTTTTTATCTTATCTTCTGGTTTTTTATCAACTGGCGGTGTAGCAAGACGTTTAATCGATTTTGCCTTAGCAGGTATTGGCCATATTCGAGGTGGCCTGGCCATGGCCTCAGTATTGGCTTGCATGTTATTTGCTGCCGTGTCAGGCTCATCTCCCGCTACGGTTGCTGCTATTGGCTCTATTGTTATAGCTGGTATGGTTCGAGCGGGTTACCCTGAAAAATTTGCTGCTGGAGTAATTGCCAACGCAGGCACTTTAGGTATTTTAATCCCCCCCTCTATTGTTATGTTAGTCTATGCCGCAGCAACAGAGGTTTCTGCTGCTAAAATGTTTATGGCTGGTTTAATTCCTGGGTTATTAATGGGTGGTATTTTATTAGTCGCTATTTATATTGTTGCTCGAATTAAAAACCTACCAGCACAAACATTTCCAGGTTTCAAACAATTTACCATCTCGGCTATTAAAGCAACCGGTGGGCTGTTTTTAATCGTTATTGTGTTAGGTGCAATTTATGGTGGTGTCGCTAGCCCAACAGAAGCAGCCGCCGTTGCAGCCATTTATGCATTTTTGATTGCAGTATTTGGTTATCGGGATATTGGCCCTTTAAAAGACTGTCCATGGCGCACCCCTGACGAATCCATAATAAAGGCTATCACCCGCAATTGCGGGCAAATGGCGTTGGCACTACCTAAGTCGGTAGTGGATGCTGAAGTAAAAAAAGTGGTTTTAGAAGCAGCAAAAGTCAGTGTGATGTTGCTATTTATTATTGCCAATGCCATGTTATTTGCTTATGTATTAACCAACGAGCAAATTCCTCATGCTATTGCTCAAACCATTGTTGAATGGGGGTTACCTGCTTGGGGCTTTTTAATTGTTGTTAATATTCTGCTGCTGATAGCCGGTAATTTCATGGAACCATCAGCCATCTTATTAATCATGGCCCCGATTTTATTCCCAATTGCTATTCAGTTAGGAATTGATCCTATCCATCTGGGAATTATCATGGTTGTTAATATGGAAATTGGTATGCTCACCCCACCCGTAGGACTTAATTTATTTGTTACAGCAGGCATTACCAAACAAAGTATGGGTTGGGTAATCAAAGCCGCTTTGCCCTGGTTAATGCTGTTGCTAGGCTTCTTAATCCTTATCACCTACATTCCATCGATATCGCTGTTTTTACCGGAATATATAGATAAGCTACAAGGGTATTAA
- a CDS encoding lipopolysaccharide kinase InaA family protein: MSSKTHQTQREFFTNPTWQAIFESNHFYEFEDIWQFPEQWVEPPNQRRNGWSGVSKIELQSPASERHPIFIKKQFNHNTKTIRHPIQGIPTFSREFSNLQVLQQHNIPTAIPLYYGERHHKDGIQAILITQALEGYCSLEQWYQRYRSQHLASWQPVLKAVARSLKGLHDKGYTHNCLYPKHIFVNDVPSSSSFTAKLIDLEKAKRNPLRKQRFYKDLARFIRHTKHIAQQDLDYFINQYLSHGKSLKNEASFYNILEHHVSEYTPILI; the protein is encoded by the coding sequence ATGAGTAGTAAAACTCACCAAACCCAACGGGAGTTTTTCACTAATCCTACCTGGCAAGCCATTTTTGAGAGCAACCACTTTTATGAGTTTGAAGATATATGGCAGTTTCCAGAACAATGGGTAGAACCCCCTAACCAACGAAGAAACGGTTGGAGTGGTGTTTCAAAAATAGAGTTACAATCACCAGCCAGTGAACGGCACCCCATTTTTATCAAAAAACAATTCAACCACAATACCAAAACAATTCGACACCCTATCCAAGGCATTCCGACATTTTCCAGGGAATTCAGTAACCTACAAGTACTTCAACAGCACAATATTCCTACAGCTATTCCGCTGTACTATGGCGAGAGACATCATAAAGATGGTATCCAGGCGATTTTAATCACCCAAGCACTAGAAGGCTATTGCAGCCTTGAACAATGGTATCAACGCTATCGTTCTCAACATTTAGCTTCTTGGCAGCCAGTATTAAAAGCGGTTGCACGATCACTCAAGGGGTTACACGATAAAGGCTATACTCATAACTGTTTATACCCAAAACATATCTTCGTTAATGATGTACCGTCATCCTCCTCTTTCACTGCAAAGCTCATTGATTTAGAAAAAGCCAAGCGCAATCCACTCAGAAAGCAGCGATTTTACAAAGACCTGGCTCGCTTTATTCGCCATACCAAACATATCGCTCAACAAGACTTAGACTATTTTATTAATCAATATTTAAGTCACGGAAAATCACTAAAAAATGAAGCTTCATTTTACAATATCCTAGAGCACCATGTTTCAGAGTATACGCCTATATTAATATAA
- a CDS encoding substrate-binding periplasmic protein, producing the protein MKIHLPFIMLAGSVFITVATEGAQKQTIISAHPEFPPVMYKNKHNAIVGVGPELAERILSELGHDAQSKFVGPWVRVQEAAKVGKIDLIAGIYKNEERKQYLTYIPTPFLTNPAVIFVKKGNAFPFKQWNDLKGRRGGAIIGDKFKTEFDEFLLKNKSLIHLERVSTVKQNFTKLILGRIDFIPYSKYVGTLTLEKMKIRDNIEILPEPLYSGLFYFAISKKSKENLENHIGIIDQKIVKYKKDGTVDMLVEKYTKEYIKMIQTK; encoded by the coding sequence ATGAAAATACACTTGCCATTCATCATGCTAGCTGGCTCAGTTTTCATTACTGTAGCTACAGAGGGTGCTCAAAAGCAAACTATCATATCTGCTCACCCTGAATTTCCTCCGGTCATGTACAAAAATAAACACAATGCCATTGTGGGGGTTGGCCCTGAATTAGCAGAACGAATTTTATCTGAATTAGGTCATGATGCCCAAAGTAAATTTGTTGGCCCGTGGGTTCGAGTACAAGAAGCAGCAAAAGTAGGAAAAATTGATCTTATAGCAGGCATATATAAAAATGAAGAACGCAAGCAATACTTAACTTATATTCCAACCCCTTTTTTAACAAATCCCGCAGTGATTTTTGTCAAGAAAGGTAACGCATTTCCTTTTAAACAATGGAATGATTTAAAAGGCCGTAGAGGTGGCGCAATTATTGGTGACAAATTCAAAACCGAATTTGATGAATTTCTTTTAAAAAATAAATCGCTCATTCACTTAGAAAGAGTGAGCACTGTAAAGCAAAATTTCACAAAGCTAATCTTGGGACGAATTGACTTCATACCCTATAGTAAATATGTAGGAACCTTAACTCTAGAAAAAATGAAAATAAGAGATAATATTGAGATTTTACCCGAACCCTTGTATTCCGGATTATTTTACTTTGCCATATCTAAAAAGAGTAAGGAAAACCTTGAAAATCATATTGGTATCATTGACCAAAAAATCGTTAAGTATAAAAAAGATGGAACTGTTGACATGCTAGTGGAAAAATACACCAAAGAGTATATTAAAATGATACAGACAAAATAA